The Streptomyces nigra genome includes the window AGCAGGCCCTGGGGGCCTTCCGTGTGGGGCCGGGTCACACCGAGCGGCCCGTACAAACCCGGTCGCATACCCACCCCCCTCCTCCCATACGCTTGACCCGTGACCCCCGTCGAGCTCTCCCGTACCGTGCTGGGCGCGGTGCGTCGTGCTGTCGACGACGGGGTGCTGGACGTCGCCGTGCCGGAGCGTGTCAAGGTCACCGCTCCCGGCCCCGGTGGCTGTGGCGACTACGCCACCAACATCGCCCTCCAGCTCGCCCGGCCCGCCGGGCAGCCCCCGCTCCACGTGGCCGAGATCCTGCGCACCCGCCTCGCCGCCAGTGACGGTGTACGGGACGTCGTCGTCACCGGGCCCGGGTTCCTCAACATCACCCTCGGTGGCGCCGCCGGCGTCGATCTCGTCGCCGAGATCCTGCGGCGCGGCCCCCGGTACGGGTTCGTCGACGAGCCCAGCGGTGAGGTCGTGCACCTGCGCGCCCCGTGCGAGGTCCGTGCCGTCGTCGTCATGGATGTCGTCGGTCGGTTGGTGCGGTCCCAGGGGGTGGGCGTGCGCACCAGCTGTGAGGGTGGTGTGCTCGAGGGGGAGTGGATCACCGTACTCGGGGTGCCGGGCTGTGGGGACGAGGGAGTTCCGGGTCCGGCGGCCTCCTCGGCGGGCCACGTCGTTCAGCCTGTTCCCGCTCCGGCCTCCCCTCTCCACCTCGGCCGTGACGCCGGGCGGTGGGCGTTGCTTCACCCCGCCGGCCACGACCGGCCCCGTATCTCCGACGAGCATCTCGTCCAGCGTGAGGGCAACCCCCTCTTCCGCGTCCGTTACGCGCACGCCCGCATCCGGGCCCTCAGCCGTAACGCCGCCGACCTGGGGTTCCGTGCCGAGCCCGGCCCGATCGACCCCGCCCGGCCTACGGGCGCTGCCGCCCATCCCACGGCCAGCCCTGCCCGGCCTATCGGGGCCGCCGCCCATCCCACTGCCCTCTCCGCCCGGCCCACGTACGCCGCCGCCCACCCCGCCGGCACCCCCACCCCCACCGGCGTCCCCACCCCCACCGGCGTCCCCACCCCCGACGCCCCCCAAGCCGCGCACGCGCACCCCACCCCGAGGGCCCCCCAGGCCACCCACCCCCTGGCGATCCGCCCCCGGCCACCCCCCACCCCCTCCTCCACCCCCTGGCCGACCACCCCCGCGTGCTCGCCCAGGCCGCCGCGCACCGCGCTCCCGATCGACTTGCCCGGCACCTCGTCAGCGTCGCCGATGCCGTGCTGCCCCTGCTGCCCGCGGTGCTGCCGCGCGGGGCGGAGAAACCCTCGGCCGCCCACCGTGCCCGGCTCGCGCTCGCCGAAGCCGCCGGGGCGGTGCTGGCCGGTGGCCTGTCCCTGCTCGGCATCGACGCACCCGAACATCTCTGAGGAAGCCGACAAGAGTCATGAGCCGTTCCGCACATCCCGCCGGGCCCCGTCACGCCGACGTCCTGACCGAGGGGCACTACTCGGCCCCGCCCGCGGACCTCAACGCCCTCGACCCCAAGGTGTGGGCCCGGACCGTCACCCGGGGCGATGACGGGGTCGTCACCGTCGGCGGGGTCGACGTCAAGACCCTGGCCGAACAGCACGGCACCCCCGCCTACGTCCTCGACGAGAGCGACTTCCGGGCCCGGGCCCGCGCCTGGCGCGACGCCTTCGGGACCGACGCCGACGTCTTCTACGCGGGCAAGGCGTTCCTGTCCCGTGCCGTCGTGCGGTGGCTGCACGAGGAGGGGCTCAACCTCGACGTCTGCTCCGGCGGCGAGCTCACCACCGCGCTGTCCGCCGGGATGCCCGCCGAGCGCATCGCCTTCCACGGCAACAACAAGTCCGTCGCCGAGATCCGCCGGGCCGTCGAGGCGGGAGTCGGGCGGATCGTGCTCGACTCGTTCCAGGAGATCGTCCGGGTCGCTCATATCGCCCATGAGCTCGGCACGCGGCAGCGCGTGCAGATCCGCATCACCGTCGGCGTCGAGGCGCACACCCACGAGTTCATCGCCACCGCCCACGAGGACCAGAAGTTCGGCATCCCGCTCGCCGGCGGGCAGGCCGCCGAGGCCGTGCGGCGGGCGCTGCAGCTCGACGGGCTCGACGTCATCGGCATCCACTCCCACATCGGGTCGCAGATCTTCGACATGTCCGGGTTCGAGGTCGCCGCGCACCGCGTGGTCGGGCTGCTGAAGGACATCCGCGACGAGCACGGCGTCGAGCTTCCCGAGATCGACCTCGGCGGCGGGCTCGGGATCGCGTACACGAGTGACGACGATCCCCGTGAGCCGCACGAGATCGCCAAGGCGCTCACCGAGATCGTCACCCGGGAGTGTGAGGCCGCGAAGCTCCGCACGCCGCGGATCAGCGTGGAGCCGGGGCGCGCCATCGTCGGGCCGACCGCGTTCACGCTCTACGAGGTCGGGACCATCAAGCCGCTCGACGGGCTGCGCACGTACGTCTCCGTCGACGGCGGGATGTCGGACAACATCCGCACCGCCCTGTACGACGCCGAGTACAGCGTCGCCCTCGTCTCCCGCTCCTCCGACGCCGAGCCCATGCTCGCCCGCGTCGTCGGCAAGCACTGTGAGAGCGGGGACATCGTGGTCAAGGACGCGTTCCTGCCGGCCGACCTGGCGCCGGGGGACCTCATCGCCGTACCGGCGACGGGCGCCTACTGCCGTTCCATGGCCAGCAACTACAACCACGTGCTGCGGCCGCCGGTCCTCGCCGTGCGGGACGGCGCCTCCCGGGAGATCGTCCGGCGTGAGACGGAGGAGGACCTCCTCCGTCTCGACGTCGGCTGACCCGCAGCCGGAGCACAGCAACGGCCAGAACACCGAGGGCGGAAGATCTCTCGTCTCCCACCCCGGTACAAATGAAATAGATGTCTCACGATCCGGACGAAGGGCAGAAACTTCCGTCCGGTGAGTGAGACTGGTGCAACCGTAGACGGTATGAGGAAACGAGGTCGGATGATGCGTACGCGTCCGCTGAAGGTGGCGCTGCTGGGCTGTGGAGTGGTCGGCTCAGAGGTGGCGCGCATCATGACGACGCACGCCGACGACCTCGCCGCCCGCATCGGTGCCTCGGTGGAGCTCGCGGGCGTGGCCGTACGGCGTCCCGGCAAGGTGCGCGAGGGCATCGACCCGGCCCTCGTCACCACCGACGCCACCGCCCTCGTCAAGCGCGGTGACATCGACGTCGTCGTCGAGGTCATCGGCGGCATCGAGCCGGCCCGCGCGCTCATCACCACCGCCTTCGAGCACGGCGCCTCCGTCGTCTCCGCCAACAAGGCGCTCCTCGCCCAGGACGGCGCGGCCCTGCACGCCGCCGCCGAGAAGCACGGCAAGGACCTCTACTACGAGGCCGCCGTCGCCGGTGCCATCCCGCTGATCCGTCCGCTGCGCGAGTCCCTCGCCGGTGACAAGGTCAACCGGGTGCTCGGCATCGTCAATGGGACGACGAACTTCATCCTGGACAAGATGGACTCGACCGGGGCCGGGTATCAGGAGGCCCTCGACGAGGCCACCGCCCTGGGGTACGCCGAGGCCGATCCGACCGCCGATGTCGAGGGGTTCGACGCGGCCGCCAAGGCCGCCATCCTCGCCGGGATCGCCTTCCACACGCGCGTGCGTCTCGACGACGTCTACCGCGAGGGCATGACCGAGGTGACCGCGGCCGACTTCGCCTCCGCGAAGGAGATGGGCTGCACCATCAAGCTGCTCGCCATCTGCGAGCGGGCCGCCGACGGCGGGTCCGTCACCGCGCGCGTGCACCCCGCCATGATCCCGCTGACCCATCCGCTGGCCTCCGTGCGCGGCGCGTACAACGCCGTGTTCGTGGAGTCCGACGCCTCCGGGCAGCTGATGTTCTACGGCCCCGGCGCGGGCGGCTCGCCGACCGCGTCCGCCGTGCTCGGCGACCTCGTCGCCGTCTGCCGCAACCGGCTCAACGGCGCGACCGGTCCCGGCGAATCCGCGTACGCCGCCCTTCCCGTCTCCGGGATGGGCGAGGTCGTCACGCGGTACCACATCAGCCTTGACGTGGCGGACAAACCGGGTGTTCTCGCCCAGGTCGCGACCGTGTTCGCGGAGCACGGCGTGTCCATCGACACCGTCCGCCAGCAAGGCAAGGACGGCGAGGCCTCCCTCGTCGTCGTCACCCACCGTGCGTCCGACGCGGCCCTCGTCGGGACCGTCGAGGCGTTGCGCAAGCTCGACACCGTGCGGGGTGTCGCCAGCATCATGCGGGTTGAAGGAGAGTAACCAGCAATGACCCACCAGTGGCGCGGAATCATCGAGGAGTACCGGGACCGGCTGCCCGTCTCCGACACCACGCCGGTCGTGACGCTCCGTGAGGGCGGCACGCCCCTCGTGCCCGCGCAGGTGCTCTCCGAGCGCACGGGCTGCGAGGTCCACCTCAAGGTGGAGGGCGCCAACCCGACCGGGTCCTTCAAGGACCGCGGTATGACCATGGCCATCACGCGGGCCAAGGAGGAGGGCGCCAAGGCGGTCATCTGCGCCTCCACCGGCAATACGTCGGCGAGCGCCGCCGCCTACGCCGTGCGCGCCGGCATGGTGTCCGCCGTGCTCGTGCCGCAGGGCAAGATCGCGCTCGGCAAGATGGGCCAGGCCCTCGTGCACGGCGCGAAGATCCTCCAGGTCGACGGCAACTTCGACGACTGCCTCACGCTCGCCCGCGACCTGAGCGACAACTACCCGGTGTCGCTGGTCAATTCGGTCAACCCGGTACGCATCGAGGGGCAGAAGACGGCCGCCTTCGAGATCGTGGACATGCTCGGCGACGCCCCCGACATCCACGTCCTGCCGGTGGGCAACGCGGGCAACATCACCGCGTACTGGAAGGGGTACCGGGAGTACGCCGCCGACGGCCCGGCGACCCGCACCCCCCGTATGTGGGGCTTCCAGGCGTCCGGCTCCGCGCCCATCGTGCGCGGCGAGGTCGTCAAGGACCCCTCGACCATCGCCACCGCCATCCGCATCGGCAACCCGGCCTCCTGGGACTTCGCCCTCGCGGCGCGGGACGAGTCGGGCGGCTTCATCGACGAGGTGACGGACCGTGAGATCCTGCGCGCCTACCGGCTGTTGGCCGCGCAGGAGGGCGTCTTCGTGGAGCCCGCGTCCGCCGCGTCGGTCGCCGGTCTGCTGAAGGCGGCCGAGCAGGGCAAGGTCGATCCGGGGCAGCGGATCGTGTGCACCGTGACCGGCAACGGTCTGAAGGACCCCGACTGGGCCGTCGCCGGCGCCCCGCAGCCGGTCACCGTCCCGGTCGACGCGGCCACCGCGGCCGAGCGGCTCGGACTGGCGTAAACGCCACCGGACGGGCGGAGGGCGCCACCGCCGAGGCAGTGGCGCCACACCCCGTCGTACGGGTCCGCGTGGCGTGTTCAGACGGCGCCCACCTGGGGAAGTCCCTGAGTGGGGGGTGCACAGGGGGCATACGACACGCATCGTGCGCCTCCTGTGCGCCCTATGTCGCCACAGAACCTGTCTTCGATAGGCTGTACTGAACCCGCCCGCCGCATATGCCTCCGCAGGGCGCGGTGCCGCGCCGTCTCCGCGGCCCGGCACGCGGCCCCCTGGGTTCTCGTACGGCATCGAAGTGTCTTCGACAATCACGCAGCTCAAGGAGAGTCATCGAGCGATGGCCGGTCCAGCGTTCCGCGCCGCCGCCGTCCGGGTGCGCGTCCCCGCCACCAGCGCCAATCTCGGCCCGGGCTTCGACGCCCTCGGCCTGTCGCTGGGGCTCTACGACGACGTCGTCGTCCGGGTGGCCGACTCCGGGCTGCACATCGACATCGCGGGTGAGGGCAGCGAGACGCTGCCCCGCGACGAGAAGCATCTCCTCGTACGGTCCCTGCGCACCGCCTTCGACCTGCTGGGCGGCCAGCCGCGCGGCCTCGAGATCGTCTGCGCCAACCGCATCCCGCACGGCCGCGGCCTCGGCTCCTCCTCCGCCGCCATCTGCGCCGGCATCGTCGCCGCCCGGGCCGTGACGATAGGCGGCGAGGCCCGCCTCGACGACACCGCGCTCCTGGAGCTCGCGACCGAGATCGAGGGCCACCCCGACAATGTCGCGGCCTGTCTGCTCGGCGGGTTCACGCTCTCCTGGATGGAGGCCGGCGCCGCCCGCGCCATCAGGATGGATCCGGCCGATTCCATCGTTCCGGTGGTTTTCGTCCCCGGGAAGCCGGTCCTCACCGAGACCGCGCGCGGCCTGCTCCCGCGCACCGTCCCGCACGTCGACGCCGCCGCCAACGCGGGCCGTGCCGCCCTGCTCGTCGAGGCCCTGACCAGGCGCCCCGAGCTGCTGCTGCCCGCTACCGAGGACCGTCTCCACCAGGAGTACCGCGCGCCGGCCATGCCGGAGAGCGCGGCCCTCGTGGAGCGGCTGCGAGCCGACGGAGTGCCCGCGGTGATCTCTGGCGCGGGCCCGACCGTGCTGGCGCTGGCCGACGAGGCCAGTGCCGACAAGGTCGCCCATCTGGCAGGCGAGGGATGGGCCGCGAACCGGCTCGACCTCGACGCTCAAGGCGCGTGCGTACTGCCGCTCGCGCCGTCCGGTGACATCTGAAAGCGCGCGGTTGCCGGATTTCGAGAGGGGGAATGTTTGTTGGATCCGGTAGTGTTAACCTCAAGTCTGCACCCGACCCCACCATGGCGAGGTGCTTCGTGTCCCCGTCCGGGACAGACATTCTTCCGGGAGCCTCCCAAGTCGCACTGTGTTCCGTACGACGTATGCGGGCAGTACCTCGTACGCGAGCGCTGAGCGACTCGCCGGGCACGCTCCGGAACCGGCGCGACCGAGCCGCGTGACACCGACACTCAGTGCCACGGCTCAGGGAACCGCCATCTCCAGATATTCCTCCGCCGCCTTTGGCGGACCACCGCCCCGGCACGGTCCACACACCAAGGACCGACGCCGGACAGCACAACCGGTCGCCGAGCCAGACAGGCCGACGTCCGCTCCAGGGAAGGACCCTTCGTGAGCGACACCACCGATCTGATGGGCGCACGTGTCGAGGAGACCGCTGCCGCGCCCGCCACGGACGCCTCCGCGCCTGCCAGCGGTGCCGGCTCCCGGCGGCGCCGCGGTACCGGCCTCGAGGGCATGGTGCTGGCCGAGCTGCAGCAGGTCGCCTCCGGCCTCGGCATCAGGGGCACCGCGCGGATGCGCAAGAGCCAGCTGATCGAGGTCATCAAGGAGGCGCAGGCTGGGGGTACCCCCTCAGGGGGAGGAGGTGCCGCGGCCCCGAAGGCCGACGCCGCCACCGAGACCAAGCCCAAGCGCCGTGCCACCTCCAAGGCGCGCACCGGCGACGACGCCGACAAGAAGGCGAAGGCGGAGGCCCCCGCCGACCAGGCGGTGGCCCAGCAGCAGATCGAGATCCCCGGCCAGCCGGCCGGCGGCCCCTCCCGCGGCGACGCGGACGAGCGGGGCGCGGACGGTGAGCGCGGGGGAGACGACGCGCCGGCCGAGCGCCGCCGCCGCCGTGCCACCGCCGACGCCGGTGCGCCCGCGAGCACGCCCGAGACGGTCACCGCCGAGGCGAAGAGCGAGTCGAAGGCCGAGACGCAGTCCCAGGGCCAGCAGGGCAACGACGCCAAGGGCGACGCCGGTGAGGGCGGCGAGAACCGCCGCCGCGACCGCCGTGACCGCGGCCGCGATCGTGACCGCGGTGACCGTCGCAAGGGCGACGACCAGCAGGGCGGCGGCCGTCAGGACCGTCAGCAGGGCCAGCAGCAGGGCGGCGGCCGTCAGGACCGCCAGCGTGACAACGGCCCGCAGGACGACGACGACTTCGAGGGCGGCCGGCGCGGACGTCGTGGCCGCTACCGCGACCGCCGTGGCCGCCGTGGCCGCGACGAGATGGGCCAGGAGCCGCAGATCGCCGAGGACGACGTCCTGATCCCGGTCGCGGGCATCCTGGACATCCTCGACAACTACGCGTTCATCCGGACCTCCGGCTACCTGCCCGGCCCGAACGACGTGTACGTCTCCCTCGCCCAGGTCCGCAAGAACGGCCTGCGCAAGGGTGACCACGTCACCGGCGCGGTCCGTCAGCCCAAGGAGGGCGAGCGCCGCGAGAAGTTCAACGCGCTGGTCCGCCTGGACTCCGTCAACGGCATGGCACCCGAACACGGCCGCGGCCGCCCGGAGTTCAACAAGCTGACCCCGCTCTACCCGCAGGACCGCCTCCGTCTGGAAACGGACCCGGGCGTTCTCACCACCCGCATCATCGACCTGGTGTCGCCGATCGGTA containing:
- the thrC gene encoding threonine synthase; the protein is MTHQWRGIIEEYRDRLPVSDTTPVVTLREGGTPLVPAQVLSERTGCEVHLKVEGANPTGSFKDRGMTMAITRAKEEGAKAVICASTGNTSASAAAYAVRAGMVSAVLVPQGKIALGKMGQALVHGAKILQVDGNFDDCLTLARDLSDNYPVSLVNSVNPVRIEGQKTAAFEIVDMLGDAPDIHVLPVGNAGNITAYWKGYREYAADGPATRTPRMWGFQASGSAPIVRGEVVKDPSTIATAIRIGNPASWDFALAARDESGGFIDEVTDREILRAYRLLAAQEGVFVEPASAASVAGLLKAAEQGKVDPGQRIVCTVTGNGLKDPDWAVAGAPQPVTVPVDAATAAERLGLA
- a CDS encoding homoserine dehydrogenase; the protein is MMRTRPLKVALLGCGVVGSEVARIMTTHADDLAARIGASVELAGVAVRRPGKVREGIDPALVTTDATALVKRGDIDVVVEVIGGIEPARALITTAFEHGASVVSANKALLAQDGAALHAAAEKHGKDLYYEAAVAGAIPLIRPLRESLAGDKVNRVLGIVNGTTNFILDKMDSTGAGYQEALDEATALGYAEADPTADVEGFDAAAKAAILAGIAFHTRVRLDDVYREGMTEVTAADFASAKEMGCTIKLLAICERAADGGSVTARVHPAMIPLTHPLASVRGAYNAVFVESDASGQLMFYGPGAGGSPTASAVLGDLVAVCRNRLNGATGPGESAYAALPVSGMGEVVTRYHISLDVADKPGVLAQVATVFAEHGVSIDTVRQQGKDGEASLVVVTHRASDAALVGTVEALRKLDTVRGVASIMRVEGE
- the lysA gene encoding diaminopimelate decarboxylase; its protein translation is MSRSAHPAGPRHADVLTEGHYSAPPADLNALDPKVWARTVTRGDDGVVTVGGVDVKTLAEQHGTPAYVLDESDFRARARAWRDAFGTDADVFYAGKAFLSRAVVRWLHEEGLNLDVCSGGELTTALSAGMPAERIAFHGNNKSVAEIRRAVEAGVGRIVLDSFQEIVRVAHIAHELGTRQRVQIRITVGVEAHTHEFIATAHEDQKFGIPLAGGQAAEAVRRALQLDGLDVIGIHSHIGSQIFDMSGFEVAAHRVVGLLKDIRDEHGVELPEIDLGGGLGIAYTSDDDPREPHEIAKALTEIVTRECEAAKLRTPRISVEPGRAIVGPTAFTLYEVGTIKPLDGLRTYVSVDGGMSDNIRTALYDAEYSVALVSRSSDAEPMLARVVGKHCESGDIVVKDAFLPADLAPGDLIAVPATGAYCRSMASNYNHVLRPPVLAVRDGASREIVRRETEEDLLRLDVG
- the rho gene encoding transcription termination factor Rho; the encoded protein is MSDTTDLMGARVEETAAAPATDASAPASGAGSRRRRGTGLEGMVLAELQQVASGLGIRGTARMRKSQLIEVIKEAQAGGTPSGGGGAAAPKADAATETKPKRRATSKARTGDDADKKAKAEAPADQAVAQQQIEIPGQPAGGPSRGDADERGADGERGGDDAPAERRRRRATADAGAPASTPETVTAEAKSESKAETQSQGQQGNDAKGDAGEGGENRRRDRRDRGRDRDRGDRRKGDDQQGGGRQDRQQGQQQGGGRQDRQRDNGPQDDDDFEGGRRGRRGRYRDRRGRRGRDEMGQEPQIAEDDVLIPVAGILDILDNYAFIRTSGYLPGPNDVYVSLAQVRKNGLRKGDHVTGAVRQPKEGERREKFNALVRLDSVNGMAPEHGRGRPEFNKLTPLYPQDRLRLETDPGVLTTRIIDLVSPIGKGQRGLIVAPPKTGKTMIMQAIANAITHNNPECHLMVVLVDERPEEVTDMQRSVKGEVISSTFDRPAEDHTTVAELAIERAKRLVELGHDVVVLLDSITRLGRAYNLAAPASGRILSGGVDSTALYPPKRFFGAARNIEDGGSLTILATALVDTGSRMDEVIFEEFKGTGNMELKLDRKLADKRIFPAVDVDASGTRKEEILLGNEELAVVWKLRRVLHALDQQQAIELLLDKMKQTKSNVEFLMQIQKTTPTPGNGD
- the thrB gene encoding homoserine kinase, with the protein product MAGPAFRAAAVRVRVPATSANLGPGFDALGLSLGLYDDVVVRVADSGLHIDIAGEGSETLPRDEKHLLVRSLRTAFDLLGGQPRGLEIVCANRIPHGRGLGSSSAAICAGIVAARAVTIGGEARLDDTALLELATEIEGHPDNVAACLLGGFTLSWMEAGAARAIRMDPADSIVPVVFVPGKPVLTETARGLLPRTVPHVDAAANAGRAALLVEALTRRPELLLPATEDRLHQEYRAPAMPESAALVERLRADGVPAVISGAGPTVLALADEASADKVAHLAGEGWAANRLDLDAQGACVLPLAPSGDI